Proteins from a genomic interval of Phocoena phocoena chromosome 20, mPhoPho1.1, whole genome shotgun sequence:
- the HIF3A gene encoding hypoxia-inducible factor 3-alpha, whose product MALGLQRARSSTELRKEKSRDAARSRRSQETEVLYQLAHTLPFARGVSAHLDKASIMRLTISYLRMHQLCAAGEWNQVGAGGEPLDACYLKALEGFVMVLTAEGDMAYLSENVSKHLGLSQLELIGHSIFDFVHPCDQEELQDALTPRQSLSKKKPEAPTERCFSLRMKSTLTSRGRTLNLKAATWKVLHCSGHMRAYKPPAQSSPAGSPNLEPPLQCLVLICEAIPHPGSLEPPLGRGAFLSRHSLDMKFTYCDERIAEVAGYSPDDLIGCSAYEYIHALDSDTVGQSIHTLLSKGQAVTGQYRFLARSGGYLWTQTQATVVSGGRGPQSESIVCVHFLISRVEETEVVLSLEQTERHSRRHVQRGTPSQKDAPNPGDSLDTSGPRILAFLHPPALSEAALAADPRRFCSPDLRRLLAPILDGTSVAATPSAPPAPRRPRSPLPADLPDELLVDVENAHKLFASGKDLEAVETDLDIAQDVDALDLEMLAPYISMDDDFQLNSSEQLPRAYHRPPGAVPRPRARSFHGMSPPTPEPSLLPRWGSDPRLSCSSPSRGDPSASSPMAGARKRALAQSAEDEAEGVELLGVRPPKRPPSPEPENFLLPPLSLSFLLTGGPAPGSQQDPSTHLLELNEPLGLGPSLLSLYPEEDTAQPRSHFQPAAGLAQAN is encoded by the exons ATGGCGCTGGGGCTACAGCGCGCAAG GTCGAGCACGGAGCTGCGCAAGGAGAAGTCCCGGGATGCGGCCCGCAGCCGGCGCAGCCAGGAGACCGAGGTGCTGTACCAGCTGGCGCACACGCTGCCCTTCGCGCGCGGGGTGAGCGCCCACCTGGACAAGGCCTCCATCATGCGCCTCACCATCAGCTACCTGCGCATGCACCAACTCTGCGCCGCAG GGGAGTGGAACCAGGTGGGAGCAGGGGGCGAACCACTGGATGCCTGCTACCTGAAGGCCCTGGAGGGCTTCGTTATGGTGCTCACCGCCGAGGGAGACATGGCTTACTTGTCAGAGAATGTCAGCAAACACCTGGGCCTCAGTCAG cttgAGCTGATTGGACACAGTATCTTTGATTTTGTCCATCCCTGTGACCAAGAGGAGCTTCAGGACGCCCTGACTCCCCGGCAGA GCCTGTCCAAAAAGAAGCCGGAGGCCCCCACCGAGCGGTGCTTCTCCTTGCGCATGAAGAGCACCCTCACCAGCCGCGGGCGCACCCTCAACCTCAAGGCGGCCACCTGGAag GTACTGCACTGTTCTGGACACATGAGGGCCTACAAGCCCCCTGCACAGTCTTCCCCGGCCGGGAGCCCCAACTTGGAGCCCCCCCTGCAATGCCTGGTGCTAATCTGTGAAGCCATCCCCCACCCTGGCAGCTTGGAGCCCCCGTTGGGCCGGGGGGCCTTCCTCAGCCGCCACAGCCTGGACATGAAGTTCACCTACTGTGATGAGAG GATTGCGGAGGTTGCTGGCTACAGCCCTGATGACCTGATTGGCTGTTCTGCCTATGAGTACATCCATGCGCTGGACTCAGATACAGTCGGCCAGAGCATCCATACCT TGCTGAGCAAGGGCCAGGCAGTAACGGGGCAGTACCGCTTCCTGGCCCGGAGTGGTGGCTACCTGTGGACCCAGACCCAGGCCACAGTGGTGTCGGGGGGCCGGGGCCCCCAGTCTGAGAGTATCGTCTGCGTCCATTTCCTGATCAG CCGGGTGGAAGAGACCGAAGTGGTGCTGTCCCTGGAGCAAACGGAGCGACACTCTCGCAGACACGTTCAGCGGGGCACCCCCTCTCAGAAGGATGCCCCTAATCCTGGTGACAGCCTTG ACACCTCTGGTCCCCGGATCCTAGCCTTCCTGCACCCCCCTGCCCTGAGTGAGGCCGCCCTGGCCGCTGACCCCCGTCGTTTCTGTAGCCCTGACCTCCGTCGCCTCCTGGCACCGATCCTGGATGGGACTTCAGTAGCCGCTACCCCCAGCGCACCCCCAGCCCCACGACGCCCCCGAAGTCCTCTTCCG GCTGATCTCCCAGATGAACTACTTGTGGATGTGGAGAATGCACACAAACTCTTCGCCTCTGGGAAAGACCTTGAGGCAGTGGAGACAGATCTAGATATAGCTCAG GACGTCGATGCTCTGGACTTGGAGATGCTGGCCCCCTACATCTCCATGGATGATGACTTCCAGCTCAACTCCAGTGAGCAGCTACCCAGGGCCTACCACAGACCTCCAGGGGCTGTCCCCCGGCCCCGTGCACGGAGCTTCCACGGCATGTCACCCCCAACCCCTGAGCCCTCCCTGCTGCCCCGCTGGGGGAGTGACCCCCGGCTGAGCTGTTCCAGCCCCTCCAGAGGGGACCCCTCAGCATCCTCCCCCATGGCTGGGGCTCGGAAGAG GGCCCTGGCCCAGAGCGCAGAGGACGAGGCAGAGGGGGTGGAGCTGCTGGGAGTGAGACCCCCCAAACGGCCCCCCAGCCCAGAACCCGAAAACTTCCTGCTGCCTCCCCTCAGCCTG AGTTTCCTTCTGACAGGAGGACCAGCCCCAGGGAGCCAGCAGGATCCCAGCACCCACCTCCTAGAACTGAATGAGCCCCTGG